A DNA window from Malus domestica chromosome 12, GDT2T_hap1 contains the following coding sequences:
- the LOC103451176 gene encoding protein ASYMMETRIC LEAVES 2-like: MASSSTNSPCAACKFLRRKCQPECVFAPYFPPDQPQKFANVHKVFGASNVTKLLNELHPHQREDAVNSLAYEADMRLRDPVYGCVGVISLLQHQLRQLQMDLTCAKSELSKYQNLQGLTASHGLIAAAAAAAAATATAATHTHNNNNNNNHHHPLHLQSSSLNNLGMGINLISGGGGGREHYPHQFFPRDRERERDHHSHHQQQMMIRSFDAGNNYDASLLSMNAAVGGIHGQLSHQFQQTRAAAGDDRRTIDPS, translated from the coding sequence ATGGCATCATCGTCGACGAATTCACCATGCGCCGCGTGTAAGTTCCTGCGACGCAAGTGCCAGCCAGAGTGCGTATTTGCGCCGTACTTCCCACCGGACCAGCCGCAGAAGTTTGCTAATGTTCACAAAGTTTTTGGGGCCAGCAACGTCACTAAACTGCTCAACGAGTTGCACCCCCACCAGCGTGAGGACGCCGTCAACTCTCTCGCCTACGAGGCCGACATGCGCCTCCGCGATCCCGTCTACGGCTGCGTTGGAGTCATCTCTCTCCTCCAGCACCAACTCCGCCAACTTCAGATGGATCTGACCTGTGCTAAATCCGAACTCTCCAAATATCAGAACTTGCAGGGTCTCACTGCCAGCCACGGACTCATAGCCGCCGCCGCTGCTGCCGCCGCCGCAACTGCCACTGCTGCCACCCACACccacaataacaataataataacaatcacCACCATCCTCTACATTTACAGTCCTCTTCACTCAACAACTTGGGAATGGGGATAAATCTCATTTCAGGCGGCGGTGGTGGCCGAGAACACTACCCCCACCAGTTTTTCCCCAGAGATCGAGAACGAGAACGAGACCATCATTCCCATCATCAGCAACAGATGATGATTAGGAGCTTTGATGCCGGAAACAACTACGATGCAAGCCTTCTGTCCATGAACGCTGCTGTAGGGGGCATTCATGGCCAACTCAGTCATCAGTTCCAGCAAACTAGGGCTGCTGCTGGCGACGACCGCCGAACCATTGATCCTTCTTAA
- the LOC103451423 gene encoding serine/arginine-rich splicing factor SR30-like, with the protein MSSRSSRTIYVGNLPGDIRMKEVEGLFLKYGPIVDIDLKIPPRPPGYAFVEYEDPRDANDAIYGQDGYDFDGFRLRVELAHGGRHSSSHRSSSYNRSSSSRGASRRSDYHVLVTELPPAIHQRAMPEARWNQVHNQKMDTTALSVARKRLEESNQLLSNDKGGPAQEQELESFPNTSGS; encoded by the exons ATGAGTAGTCGATCGAGTCGCACTATCTACGTCGGCAATCTACCTGGAGATATTCGTATGAAAGAAGTTGAAGGTTTATTCCTGAAGTATGGGCCTATTGTTGACATTGATCTCAAAATCCCTCCAAGACCGCCAGGTTATGCTTTTGTTGAGTATGAAGATCCTCGTGATGCTAATGATGCAATTTATGGCCAGGATGGGTACGACTTTGATGGGTTTCGTTTACGAGTTGAACTAGCACATGGTGGACGGCACTCCTCGTCACATCGTTCCAGCAGTTACAATCGTAGTAGCAGCAGCCGTGGTGCTTCTCGACGCTCTGACTATCATGTGCTAGTCACTGAATTGCCTCCCGCTATTCATCAAC GTGCCATGCCAGAAGCAAGGTGGAATCAGGTTCACAATCAGAAAATGGATACAACAGCTCTATCTGTTGCTAGAAAGCGGTTGGAGGAATCAAATCAGCTACTATCCAATGACAAGGG GGGTCCTGCACAAGAACAGGAACTTGAATCATTTCCTAACACTAGTGGATCATGA